Proteins encoded by one window of Geobacter sp. DSM 9736:
- a CDS encoding DegQ family serine endoprotease — protein MNRNIWWITPLIVLVLLSGCKKKEEAYFSESSRPSTSEPPVKEVSKDLLATQQGFTNVAKSVTPAVVNISTVSKKKLVQPFFEFSPFFDDFFGGQMRPQYRRDKSLGSGFIINKDGYIITNDHVVRDAESIQVSLSNDKTYIGKVVGSDQKTDIAVIKINAKEPLPTAVLGDSDKLQVGQWAIAIGNPFGLNRTVTVGVVSATGRSNMGIETYEDFIQTDTSINPGNSGGPLLNIYGEVIGINTAIVAAGQGIGFAIPINMAKQVVNQLIKKGSVTRGWLGVAIQPVTEDIARSFGLDRPRGALVSEVMAGSPAEKGGIRQGDIIIRFDGKEIKDAHQLQLAAADTAVGKKVAVEVYRDGKQQSLSVTVASTESAAGARPSVEEGASAAGWFDMAVEELPRQLRAKGLSGVMVTAVDPEGIAADAGLQQGDVIVSVNNRKINSLAEYDKSMKEVERKGSVALLVRRGNASIYFALRLR, from the coding sequence ATGAACCGTAACATCTGGTGGATTACTCCGTTGATCGTGCTGGTGCTGCTCTCGGGCTGCAAGAAGAAGGAGGAGGCATACTTCTCTGAATCGAGCCGTCCGAGTACGAGCGAACCGCCCGTTAAAGAGGTTTCCAAAGACCTCCTCGCAACACAGCAGGGTTTTACTAATGTAGCCAAGAGCGTGACCCCTGCGGTCGTCAACATTTCCACGGTCAGCAAGAAGAAGCTGGTTCAGCCCTTCTTCGAATTCTCCCCCTTCTTCGACGACTTTTTCGGGGGGCAGATGCGCCCGCAGTACCGCCGCGACAAAAGCCTCGGATCCGGGTTCATCATCAACAAGGACGGGTATATCATAACCAACGACCATGTGGTGCGCGATGCGGAGAGCATCCAGGTTTCACTTTCCAACGATAAAACCTACATCGGCAAAGTGGTGGGGAGCGACCAGAAGACCGACATCGCCGTCATCAAGATCAACGCCAAGGAGCCGCTACCGACAGCGGTACTGGGCGACTCCGACAAGCTCCAGGTGGGACAGTGGGCTATCGCCATCGGCAACCCGTTCGGCCTGAACCGGACCGTCACGGTCGGTGTCGTCTCCGCTACCGGCCGCTCGAACATGGGAATAGAAACCTACGAGGACTTCATACAGACCGATACCTCCATAAATCCCGGAAATTCGGGGGGGCCGCTCCTCAACATCTATGGCGAGGTCATTGGCATCAATACCGCCATCGTAGCCGCCGGACAGGGGATAGGCTTCGCAATTCCGATCAACATGGCCAAACAGGTCGTGAACCAGCTTATCAAGAAGGGGAGCGTAACACGCGGGTGGCTCGGTGTCGCAATCCAGCCGGTAACTGAAGACATAGCCCGGTCCTTCGGGCTTGACCGGCCACGCGGCGCACTCGTTAGCGAGGTGATGGCCGGAAGCCCCGCCGAGAAAGGGGGCATCAGGCAGGGAGACATCATAATCCGGTTCGACGGTAAGGAGATCAAGGATGCGCATCAGCTGCAACTGGCGGCTGCGGACACGGCTGTCGGCAAGAAGGTAGCGGTGGAAGTCTATCGGGATGGAAAGCAGCAGAGCCTTTCGGTGACGGTGGCAAGCACGGAGAGCGCCGCAGGGGCACGTCCCAGCGTAGAGGAAGGGGCGTCTGCGGCAGGCTGGTTCGATATGGCGGTGGAGGAACTGCCGAGGCAATTGCGCGCAAAGGGCCTTTCCGGAGTGATGGTCACCGCTGTAGACCCTGAAGGAATTGCCGCAGACGCGGGGCTCCAGCAGGGGGACGTCATAGTATCGGTGAACAACAGGAAGATCAACTCTCTGGCCGAGTATGACAAATCCATGAAGGAAGTGGAACGGAAGGGATCCGTAGCTCTGCTGGTGCGGCGCGGCAACGCCAGCATCTACTTCGCTCTGCGGCTTCGCTGA
- a CDS encoding helix-turn-helix domain-containing protein, which translates to MEDIRAEVRELRLGEKIRKLRQERRLTLQELSELSGLSKPLLSQIENDQVIPPLATLLKIAKGLKVGIHFFFEEEGDRQKFVLVRGSEGGMSTRRPKSDITQGYLYRPLAPGVRHKKIEPFLVEFQLTEWDDSYYYRHEGEEFIYLVEGELEFHYAGEKMVLKPGDSIYYDSSEPHGYVSVGEKKARAVAVLHSPG; encoded by the coding sequence ATGGAAGACATCAGGGCCGAGGTCCGTGAGTTGAGGCTGGGGGAAAAGATCCGCAAGTTGCGCCAGGAGCGACGACTCACCCTGCAGGAGCTTTCCGAGCTTTCCGGACTGTCGAAACCTCTGCTTTCGCAGATCGAGAACGACCAGGTGATCCCTCCACTGGCCACACTGCTGAAGATCGCAAAGGGCCTGAAAGTCGGCATACATTTTTTCTTCGAGGAGGAGGGGGACCGGCAGAAGTTCGTGCTGGTCAGAGGAAGCGAAGGGGGGATGAGCACGCGTCGCCCCAAAAGCGACATAACGCAAGGCTACCTCTACCGGCCGCTCGCTCCGGGGGTCCGCCATAAGAAGATAGAACCCTTCCTGGTGGAGTTCCAGCTCACCGAGTGGGACGACAGCTACTATTACCGGCACGAGGGGGAGGAGTTCATCTACCTTGTGGAGGGAGAACTGGAATTTCACTACGCGGGTGAGAAGATGGTGCTGAAGCCGGGAGACAGCATTTATTACGATTCGTCGGAACCGCACGGGTATGTTTCCGTGGGAGAAAAGAAGGCCCGGGCGGTGGCAGTGCTTCATTCTCCCGGTTGA
- a CDS encoding PilZ domain-containing protein has protein sequence MEKRKESRVPLGVGCWLVHMDEAACFDTLDVSGTGMSVLISSPLPIGRRVSLQFFTPDSAKPVPVAAEVVWTSLEDDQGSMGLRFLEMDEKTEKVVREFGRLLKLQKRFPGSPQPGE, from the coding sequence TTGGAAAAACGGAAGGAGAGCCGGGTGCCGCTCGGCGTCGGATGCTGGCTCGTTCACATGGACGAAGCTGCCTGCTTCGACACCCTCGATGTTTCCGGAACCGGAATGTCTGTGCTGATAAGCAGCCCGCTACCCATTGGAAGGCGGGTGAGCCTTCAGTTCTTCACACCGGATTCGGCAAAGCCGGTCCCGGTCGCGGCGGAAGTGGTATGGACCAGTCTCGAGGACGATCAGGGGAGCATGGGACTGCGGTTTCTGGAAATGGACGAGAAGACCGAGAAGGTGGTCAGGGAGTTCGGAAGGCTCCTGAAACTGCAAAAGCGCTTCCCAGGCTCTCCTCAACCGGGAGAATGA
- a CDS encoding NAD(P)H-binding protein yields the protein MAESSGKVLVTGGTGFIGLRLIDELLRRGYQVRSLARHTHPSLPPEVEQVQGDLLEPLTLRETFNSVSAAYYLVHSLAGGRSGFGRRDREAAENFAAAAGRGRVRRVIYLGGLGEADDRLSEHLESRREVADVLRHGSYDATILRAAVIIGAGAASFEIMRSLVERLPVLPAPRWVSTRCQPIAVADVIQYLAGCLGENRTSRGTFDIGGPEVLTYGEMLERLASIEGRPIRIIPLRFLPRHVAAYAAGLFSSIPPSISVPLVEGLKNEVVCRDDRIREILPVTLTPYDDAVRVALAEVGKCATQ from the coding sequence ATGGCGGAGTCTTCAGGAAAGGTTCTTGTAACCGGAGGGACCGGTTTCATCGGCCTCAGGTTGATCGACGAGCTTCTGCGGCGGGGGTATCAGGTGCGGAGCCTCGCCAGGCACACACACCCCTCACTTCCTCCTGAGGTCGAGCAGGTGCAGGGGGATCTGCTCGAACCATTGACGCTGCGGGAAACTTTTAACAGCGTCAGTGCCGCATACTATCTGGTCCACTCACTGGCAGGGGGGCGGAGCGGCTTCGGACGAAGAGACCGTGAGGCGGCCGAAAACTTCGCAGCCGCAGCCGGCCGGGGAAGGGTACGGCGGGTCATATACCTCGGGGGTCTCGGGGAGGCCGACGACAGGCTTTCCGAACATCTGGAAAGCAGGCGTGAAGTTGCCGATGTCCTGAGGCACGGCTCCTATGACGCCACGATACTCCGGGCTGCGGTTATCATTGGTGCAGGAGCAGCCTCTTTCGAGATCATGCGGTCTCTTGTGGAACGTCTTCCCGTGCTTCCTGCGCCGCGCTGGGTTTCAACCCGCTGTCAGCCCATAGCGGTTGCCGATGTCATTCAATATCTTGCAGGTTGCCTCGGTGAGAATCGTACCTCCCGCGGAACGTTCGACATAGGCGGGCCGGAGGTGCTCACGTATGGCGAGATGCTTGAGCGCCTGGCTTCCATAGAGGGAAGACCTATCCGGATTATCCCCCTCCGATTTCTTCCCCGGCATGTTGCCGCATATGCGGCCGGCCTATTTTCTTCAATACCGCCGTCGATTTCCGTACCACTCGTGGAGGGGTTGAAAAACGAGGTCGTGTGCCGCGACGACCGCATCCGCGAAATTCTCCCTGTTACGCTTACACCGTATGATGACGCAGTAAGGGTGGCCCTTGCGGAGGTGGGAAAGTGTGCTACACAATAA
- the elbB gene encoding isoprenoid biosynthesis glyoxalase ElbB, whose protein sequence is MKKKIGVVLSGCGVYDGSEIHEAVFTLLAIDRNGGEAICMAPDIELSEVNHITGQPSGAKRSVLAESARIARGRIRNIAEVQAGELDAIIFPGGYGAAKNLCNFAEKGAEASIQPEVARLLRDMAKAKKPICAICIAPALIAATLGKEYAPQVTIGTDAGTAAAIGQTGSVHVECPVTEFVVDKERRIVSTPAYMLAERISEAAEGIEKAVKATLEMA, encoded by the coding sequence ATGAAAAAGAAAATCGGCGTTGTTCTTTCAGGATGCGGCGTGTACGACGGAAGCGAGATCCATGAGGCGGTCTTTACGCTCCTCGCAATCGATCGAAATGGTGGCGAGGCCATATGTATGGCCCCAGATATCGAGTTGAGTGAAGTGAACCACATAACGGGTCAGCCCTCCGGAGCGAAGCGGAGTGTTCTCGCCGAATCGGCCCGGATCGCCCGCGGCAGGATACGGAACATCGCTGAAGTACAGGCGGGGGAGCTTGACGCGATTATTTTTCCCGGAGGATACGGGGCGGCGAAAAACCTCTGCAACTTTGCCGAAAAAGGTGCCGAGGCCTCCATTCAGCCGGAGGTGGCGAGACTGCTTCGCGACATGGCGAAGGCGAAGAAGCCGATCTGTGCCATTTGCATCGCGCCTGCCCTTATCGCCGCGACGCTGGGCAAAGAGTATGCGCCTCAGGTTACCATCGGCACGGATGCGGGGACCGCTGCCGCCATCGGCCAGACGGGAAGCGTCCATGTGGAGTGCCCGGTAACCGAATTCGTGGTGGACAAGGAGCGCAGAATCGTTTCGACCCCGGCCTACATGCTGGCGGAGCGAATTTCCGAAGCTGCAGAAGGGATCGAGAAGGCGGTAAAGGCGACGCTTGAAATGGCTTGA
- a CDS encoding outer membrane beta-barrel protein — translation MKRLLVFGGLLLSVALSTGTAFAESIQNRFGVTGRLGFLIPADSDYNDRKLNADAGFVGGGGFIYGFDRNIALELDITHTWFGTELPSGPRQGDFSITNLAFGAQYRFMIADPKIVPYAGGGLDILFNEYERADVDTVVGIHASGGVDYFLTRDIALNAEGKIVIAPEADIDGAGGNFDPSSFSGTFGVRYFF, via the coding sequence ATGAAAAGACTTCTCGTCTTCGGAGGGCTCCTGTTGTCTGTCGCACTATCCACAGGGACCGCGTTTGCTGAGAGCATCCAGAACAGGTTCGGCGTCACGGGGCGGTTGGGGTTCCTGATTCCTGCGGACAGCGACTACAACGACCGGAAGCTCAATGCTGACGCCGGCTTTGTCGGTGGCGGCGGCTTCATCTACGGCTTTGACCGGAACATCGCCCTGGAGCTTGACATCACGCATACATGGTTCGGTACCGAGCTTCCGAGCGGCCCGCGTCAGGGTGACTTCAGCATCACCAACCTTGCATTCGGTGCCCAGTACCGGTTCATGATCGCGGACCCTAAAATCGTTCCGTACGCCGGCGGCGGACTCGACATCCTTTTCAACGAATATGAGAGAGCCGACGTGGATACGGTGGTCGGCATCCACGCTTCCGGAGGTGTCGATTACTTCCTCACCCGTGACATTGCGCTGAATGCTGAAGGGAAGATAGTAATCGCTCCTGAGGCGGATATCGACGGAGCAGGAGGCAATTTCGATCCCTCCAGCTTCTCGGGCACTTTTGGCGTCAGGTACTTCTTCTGA
- a CDS encoding GSU0071 family protein, giving the protein MNVEIDTIDEAIDKYVLTRKEKGVQKARERFLAYVYMRHGGDDQREFLGKVRGLTRYYIDYLKVMENPFKGPEVAWFASMVTIAVYSIVLMATEGERTLGICLLAGTLANAWFLLSTVAKKWCDIGVMIAIYREIVELTDKEMAS; this is encoded by the coding sequence ATGAATGTGGAAATCGACACCATTGACGAAGCAATCGACAAGTACGTGCTCACGCGGAAGGAGAAAGGGGTACAGAAGGCCAGGGAGCGCTTTCTGGCTTACGTATACATGAGGCACGGGGGCGATGACCAGCGGGAATTTCTCGGGAAGGTGCGCGGGCTCACCCGCTACTACATCGACTATCTGAAAGTGATGGAGAATCCCTTCAAGGGACCGGAAGTGGCATGGTTTGCTTCCATGGTGACCATCGCTGTTTACTCCATCGTCCTCATGGCGACCGAGGGTGAGCGGACTCTCGGTATCTGCCTTTTGGCCGGGACTTTGGCCAACGCCTGGTTCCTTCTGAGCACCGTGGCGAAGAAATGGTGCGACATCGGGGTTATGATCGCCATTTACCGCGAAATAGTAGAGCTCACCGACAAGGAAATGGCCTCATAA